One genomic segment of Gemmatimonadota bacterium includes these proteins:
- the thrC gene encoding threonine synthase, producing the protein MEYRSWFHCIEGCSETYPLNEIIYRCRVCGGLLDVAHDMESLRARGAAGWMRLFDERYRRTEYPYGSSVWGKKEWVCPAVDDQHVVSIYEGGSNLFWAERLGEELGLGDLWVKQCGNNHTGSFKDLGMTVLVSMVNQMIEEGQGIRGIACASTGDTSASLAAYCASAGIPAIVFLPRDKVSVTQLIQPISHGALTLSLDTDFDGCMEIVQQVAESEGIYLANSMNSLRLEGQKTIGIEICQQFDWEVPDLIIIPGGNLGNVSALGKGFLMMEELGMIDKRPRIVCAQAARANPLYQSYLKGFDEYEPIHAESTVASAIQIGNPVSYKRAVRVLKEFDGKVEQATEDEIANASARGDLTGLYNCPHTGVALAALFKMVERGEIRSTDRVIIISTANGLKFTDFKVGYHEDRLDEVDVRHGQSPLELPARYDDVVRAIDRMLT; encoded by the coding sequence ATGGAATACAGGTCCTGGTTTCACTGCATTGAAGGCTGCAGCGAAACTTATCCGTTGAACGAAATCATCTACCGGTGCCGGGTCTGCGGGGGCCTGCTCGACGTCGCCCACGACATGGAAAGCCTGAGGGCCCGGGGCGCCGCGGGCTGGATGAGACTGTTCGACGAGCGGTACCGGCGGACGGAGTATCCATACGGGAGTTCGGTCTGGGGCAAGAAGGAATGGGTCTGCCCCGCGGTGGACGACCAGCACGTCGTCTCCATCTACGAGGGCGGCAGCAACCTGTTCTGGGCCGAGCGGCTCGGCGAGGAACTCGGCCTGGGCGACCTCTGGGTGAAGCAGTGCGGCAACAACCACACCGGTTCGTTCAAGGACCTGGGCATGACCGTGCTGGTCTCCATGGTCAACCAGATGATCGAGGAAGGCCAGGGCATCCGGGGGATCGCGTGCGCGTCGACGGGAGATACCTCGGCTTCGCTGGCGGCCTACTGCGCCTCGGCGGGCATCCCGGCCATCGTGTTCCTGCCCCGGGACAAGGTCTCCGTGACCCAGCTCATTCAGCCCATCTCCCACGGCGCGCTGACTCTGTCGCTAGATACGGATTTCGACGGATGCATGGAGATCGTCCAGCAGGTGGCCGAAAGCGAAGGCATCTACCTCGCGAATTCCATGAACTCCCTCCGCCTGGAAGGCCAGAAGACGATCGGGATCGAGATCTGCCAGCAGTTCGACTGGGAGGTGCCCGACCTGATCATCATACCCGGCGGCAACCTGGGCAACGTCTCCGCGCTGGGCAAGGGGTTCCTGATGATGGAGGAACTCGGGATGATCGACAAGCGGCCGCGCATCGTCTGCGCGCAGGCCGCGCGGGCCAATCCGCTCTACCAGAGCTACCTGAAGGGATTCGATGAATACGAACCCATCCATGCCGAGTCGACCGTGGCCAGCGCCATCCAGATCGGCAACCCCGTCAGCTACAAGCGCGCCGTCCGCGTGCTGAAGGAGTTCGACGGCAAGGTCGAACAGGCCACCGAGGACGAGATCGCGAACGCCTCCGCCCGCGGCGACCTGACCGGACTCTACAACTGTCCGCACACGGGCGTCGCGCTGGCCGCGCTCTTCAAGATGGTCGAACGGGGCGAGATCCGGTCCACGGACCGCGTCATCATCATCTCCACGGCGAACGGACTGAAGTTCACCGATTTCAAGGTCGGTTACCATGAAGACCGGCTGGACGAAGTCGACGTGAGACACGGTCAGTCCCCTCTGGAACTGCCTGCCCGTTACGATGACGTGGTCCGGGCGATCGACCGGATGCTGACATGA
- the dacB gene encoding D-alanyl-D-alanine carboxypeptidase/D-alanyl-D-alanine-endopeptidase, whose translation MRAKPTLGAAVFPTADAMKALTAPATVILLPVLALLVLACGGPLQFRGGPSGAERRLAEDISRVLDHPDLAPMTVGVKVVSPVTGRVLFARHSNGLFHPASNTKLFTAMGVLRTMGPDYRYLTSVFADGDAFAGSDTLHTSLYLLGRGDPMLESAHLDSLAGVVAGLVSGSYGARVIAGDIVVDDAYLDEVPYGEGWMWDDVQYSYSASLNALSVNGNSVKIGISPGAAVGAPVTVRVDPPTTSVTFIVEALTAAAGDTSTAEPLRIERDWPSRSNQITITGRVAMDAGERTYFRSVEAPGLYAGKLFRDKLQARGVRVTGPVRRGVTPTRARTVATYRSPPVTGALARLLKYSHNLTAELLIKTMGRHTTGEPGSSADGLAALRQVLADYIGLDPDAYRFADGSGLSWYNYVSPDQVAALLTAAYHDPLIGADFREALPVAGEDGTLANRMKDTAAMGNLRAKTGTLTGVSCLSGYVHTRDGEPLVFSIMINNFVGPASTARRAQDAIGVLLAGFSRK comes from the coding sequence ATGAGAGCGAAACCGACGCTCGGCGCGGCCGTCTTTCCCACCGCGGACGCCATGAAAGCGCTGACCGCTCCCGCGACCGTTATCCTGCTGCCGGTCCTGGCCCTGCTCGTGCTCGCCTGCGGCGGCCCCCTGCAGTTCCGCGGGGGGCCTTCCGGGGCGGAACGCCGCCTGGCGGAGGACATAAGCCGGGTCCTGGACCACCCCGACCTGGCGCCCATGACCGTTGGCGTGAAGGTCGTGTCGCCGGTCACGGGCCGGGTACTCTTCGCAAGGCACTCCAATGGACTGTTCCATCCCGCGTCCAATACCAAGCTGTTCACCGCCATGGGCGTCCTGCGGACCATGGGCCCCGACTACCGCTACCTGACGAGCGTCTTCGCGGATGGGGACGCCTTTGCCGGAAGCGACACGCTGCACACGTCGCTGTACCTGCTCGGGCGCGGGGACCCCATGCTGGAATCGGCGCACCTGGACAGCCTCGCCGGTGTCGTAGCCGGCCTCGTCTCCGGGTCATACGGCGCACGGGTCATCGCGGGCGACATCGTCGTCGACGACGCCTACCTGGACGAGGTGCCCTACGGTGAAGGGTGGATGTGGGACGACGTGCAGTACAGTTACTCCGCCTCCCTGAACGCGCTCTCGGTAAACGGAAACAGCGTGAAGATCGGCATTTCGCCCGGGGCCGCCGTCGGCGCGCCCGTAACGGTCCGGGTCGATCCGCCGACGACGTCCGTTACCTTTATCGTGGAGGCCCTGACGGCGGCGGCGGGGGATACCTCTACCGCTGAACCGCTCAGGATCGAGCGGGACTGGCCGTCGCGGTCCAACCAGATCACCATAACCGGCCGGGTCGCCATGGACGCGGGCGAGCGAACGTACTTCCGGTCTGTCGAAGCGCCCGGTCTGTACGCGGGGAAACTTTTCCGGGACAAGCTGCAGGCCCGCGGCGTCCGCGTGACGGGACCGGTCCGAAGGGGCGTCACGCCGACCCGCGCCCGGACAGTGGCGACCTACCGTTCACCGCCGGTGACCGGGGCCCTGGCACGCCTGCTCAAGTACAGCCACAACCTGACGGCGGAATTGCTCATCAAGACCATGGGACGCCACACGACGGGCGAACCGGGCTCGTCCGCCGACGGGCTGGCCGCCCTGCGACAGGTCCTGGCGGACTACATCGGCCTGGACCCCGACGCCTACCGGTTCGCGGACGGTTCCGGACTCTCGTGGTACAACTACGTATCACCCGACCAGGTCGCGGCGCTGCTTACGGCGGCGTACCACGATCCCTTGATCGGCGCCGACTTCCGGGAGGCGCTGCCCGTCGCCGGGGAGGACGGGACCCTGGCAAACCGGATGAAAGACACGGCGGCCATGGGCAATCTCAGGGCGAAGACCGGCACCCTGACCGGGGTGAGCTGCCTGAGCGGCTACGTCCATACCCGGGACGGCGAGCCCCTGGTCTTCTCGATCATGATAAACAACTTCGTCGGCCCGGCGTCGACGGCGCGCCGGGCGCAGGATGCAATCGGCGTCCTGCTGGCCGGATTCAGTCGCAAGTGA
- a CDS encoding T9SS type A sorting domain-containing protein codes for MGERQDAYIGGQTYMAVMNSELTDTYTGWGWRGSGRSMSPTMGYPSYTFPAGGLDAPLWASAFGITAYLPDAVAGMPASRAEGAFVGTNNVYRAPPHQRENPPAGFWSDQGGMQSPGFGGGTVGPGGYREPFITEATFNTNAGIRILRQSYSFSYGYGHTNDFILLRHVLNTHGDVDVNTDNSPELNGATVKNFLIIFNYDFDIPWTNNPLLTGGAIGGGTGGDDKQPPAMFSRVMPLAVPEGLINSGRYNQAPYSDRFYSGLVTMFDEDNPGHPGIDSYVWNTTNGNFNPLHVGEASLMILEGSGDDDALGDTNNVAALDIYDAPSVGLFNTHEWWIADLRGVFGWYEGSLTKYLENKKVNVPGGSSAPHPDLFTSGAPLGRTTDISTWTAKTQPGGSAEGMGLLWGDPRNLTQPGNPGIAQGVQSGQYDSFTLFDLDGVFRGIVPDPYNGSDTKEETSGAGCIRNALGWGPYTKAPGEDLTIWHVDLIGAGKDGAYDVYLRAMDVWMQRKYNMANNTYYWDGSNDRTIPMYNADGSVMRDGDGAVMSQTINFGRSAASGTLFHPPPPPTLSVFPTANGTIALAWANNAETAIDPGRGTADFAKYRVYRASGFIDQFPTATVAHDVGYNSTVIPPNLGLSDGAAPVTDVTDPTSAAVKQGHPYARFIHEGLTLGADYNIGRVYDFVADDLVKRFAAPNFSGPYVQIAEFGGGGGNQTNSLNPPESVSYPNPYPAGNRLPGFEDDFIETKPSSAQIVEANNALGATTAIATSFSDRYPDAIGSGDAQITSVGGIPTDPRLVGKSGYMFEDRSVLIGFSYWYYVASVDNESAQQHDFDNYVADQGSTQRVITRTINGLESFYTMNANGTDGRWHGQYPYRGLTVGPQVPGQDVIPTTVIRNEVVGGVAEFENLITVAPNPFVFQAQWDLATKSQTVKFFNAPVPSRITIFDAAGLLVKQFSVPGDQTTTIGGVTDWDLKNDSNVPVSSGLYIIVVEAEIGGVDYAKTLKLYVRR; via the coding sequence GTGGGTGAAAGACAGGATGCCTATATCGGTGGTCAGACCTATATGGCCGTCATGAATTCGGAACTGACCGATACCTACACCGGTTGGGGTTGGCGTGGGTCCGGCCGTTCCATGAGTCCGACGATGGGCTATCCTTCGTACACCTTCCCGGCGGGCGGGTTGGACGCGCCGCTGTGGGCGTCGGCCTTCGGCATCACGGCCTATCTGCCTGACGCCGTGGCCGGTATGCCTGCAAGCCGTGCCGAAGGTGCTTTCGTAGGTACGAACAACGTATACCGGGCTCCGCCTCACCAGCGTGAGAATCCGCCCGCGGGCTTCTGGTCCGATCAGGGCGGTATGCAAAGCCCCGGTTTTGGTGGCGGCACCGTGGGCCCCGGTGGATACCGCGAGCCCTTCATCACGGAAGCTACCTTCAATACGAACGCCGGTATTCGAATCCTGCGTCAGTCGTACAGCTTCAGCTACGGCTACGGACATACGAATGACTTCATCCTGCTGCGTCATGTATTGAACACGCATGGCGATGTGGATGTGAATACCGATAACAGTCCGGAATTAAACGGAGCCACGGTCAAGAACTTCCTGATCATCTTCAACTACGACTTCGATATTCCATGGACGAACAATCCCCTCCTTACGGGCGGGGCGATCGGCGGTGGTACCGGTGGCGACGATAAGCAGCCGCCCGCCATGTTCAGCCGCGTGATGCCTCTCGCCGTACCGGAAGGGCTGATCAATTCGGGCCGTTACAACCAGGCGCCTTACAGCGACCGGTTCTATTCGGGCCTGGTCACCATGTTCGACGAGGACAATCCTGGACATCCGGGTATCGATTCCTACGTGTGGAATACGACCAACGGTAACTTCAATCCGTTGCACGTGGGCGAAGCCTCCCTGATGATCCTCGAGGGTTCCGGCGACGACGATGCGCTTGGTGACACGAACAACGTCGCGGCGCTGGATATCTACGATGCGCCGTCCGTCGGCCTGTTCAACACCCACGAATGGTGGATCGCCGACTTGAGAGGCGTGTTCGGCTGGTACGAGGGCTCGCTTACCAAGTACCTCGAGAACAAGAAGGTCAACGTTCCGGGCGGAAGCAGTGCGCCGCATCCGGATCTCTTCACCAGCGGTGCGCCGCTTGGCAGAACGACCGATATCAGCACCTGGACCGCCAAGACGCAGCCAGGTGGATCGGCCGAGGGCATGGGCCTGTTGTGGGGCGACCCGCGTAACCTGACCCAGCCCGGCAATCCCGGTATAGCTCAGGGTGTGCAGTCTGGTCAGTATGACAGCTTTACGCTCTTCGATCTCGACGGCGTGTTCAGGGGCATCGTGCCCGATCCGTACAACGGAAGCGACACGAAGGAAGAGACCTCGGGCGCCGGTTGCATCCGGAACGCCCTGGGGTGGGGTCCCTACACCAAGGCGCCCGGCGAAGATCTGACCATCTGGCATGTTGACCTCATCGGCGCCGGCAAGGATGGCGCTTATGACGTGTACCTCCGCGCTATGGACGTCTGGATGCAGCGGAAGTACAACATGGCGAACAATACGTACTACTGGGACGGCTCCAATGATCGTACCATCCCCATGTACAACGCCGATGGTTCCGTAATGCGGGACGGCGACGGCGCGGTCATGTCGCAGACCATCAACTTCGGTCGCAGCGCAGCCAGCGGCACGCTGTTCCACCCGCCTCCGCCTCCTACCCTGTCGGTCTTCCCGACCGCCAACGGTACGATCGCGCTGGCGTGGGCTAACAATGCGGAAACGGCCATTGATCCGGGCCGGGGCACCGCGGACTTCGCGAAGTATCGCGTGTACCGCGCTTCCGGTTTCATTGATCAGTTCCCGACCGCTACAGTAGCCCATGATGTCGGTTACAACAGTACGGTGATTCCGCCGAACCTTGGCCTGAGCGACGGCGCCGCACCGGTCACGGACGTAACCGATCCGACGAGTGCCGCGGTGAAGCAGGGCCATCCCTACGCCCGGTTCATCCATGAAGGGCTGACGCTCGGCGCCGATTACAACATCGGCCGGGTATACGACTTCGTGGCCGACGACCTGGTGAAGCGCTTCGCGGCGCCGAACTTCTCCGGTCCGTATGTCCAGATCGCTGAATTCGGCGGCGGTGGCGGAAATCAGACCAACAGTCTGAATCCGCCGGAATCCGTTTCCTATCCGAACCCGTATCCGGCTGGCAACAGGCTGCCGGGTTTCGAGGATGATTTCATCGAAACCAAGCCGAGTTCGGCACAGATCGTCGAAGCGAACAATGCACTGGGCGCTACGACGGCTATCGCCACCAGCTTCTCGGATCGCTATCCGGATGCCATCGGATCCGGCGATGCGCAGATTACCAGTGTCGGCGGTATTCCCACGGATCCCCGACTGGTCGGCAAGAGCGGTTATATGTTCGAAGATCGTTCCGTGCTGATCGGTTTCAGCTACTGGTACTACGTAGCCTCGGTGGATAACGAAAGCGCGCAACAGCACGATTTCGATAACTACGTGGCCGATCAGGGTTCTACGCAGCGCGTGATCACCCGTACGATCAACGGGCTCGAGAGTTTTTACACGATGAACGCGAACGGTACGGACGGACGCTGGCACGGCCAGTATCCGTACCGGGGTTTGACGGTGGGACCGCAGGTACCGGGACAGGATGTTATCCCGACTACCGTGATCCGTAACGAGGTTGTGGGCGGTGTGGCCGAATTCGAGAATCTGATCACGGTCGCGCCCAACCCCTTCGTCTTCCAGGCCCAGTGGGATCTGGCAACGAAGTCGCAAACCGTCAAGTTCTTCAACGCTCCGGTACCGTCCCGCATCACGATCTTCGATGCGGCCGGCCTGCTGGTGAAGCAGTTCTCCGTGCCGGGTGACCAGACCACGACGATCGGTGGTGTGACGGACTGGGATCTGAAGAATGATTCCAACGTACCGGTTTCCAGCGGTCTGTATATCATCGTGGTAGAAGCCGAGATCGGTGGCGTGGACTACGCGAAAACACTGAAACTCTACGTCCGGCGGTAA
- a CDS encoding TonB-dependent receptor → MSITISRALRFAFAFALVLSISTEAQAQISLGKISGVVVDSATREPLPAASVRVEGTVLGAMANDMGEYFILNVPPGSYTLVVNVIGYVPVRAIGTQVDADITTTLNFELESTILESAEAVEVVATRDLVEKSLTSTRTIVQAEEIQALPVVNIAEVVLTTAGSFAGNLRGGRPQDQQTTIDGATVTGQQNNTGQAFTINPYMIQELQVKTGTFNAEYVNALAGITTVVTREGGSSYNGNFEYRTLGQKGLNWTKPPDLDIVDAYRAGSWSEQDLRDIIQGAIDKTNAFNSDPARADDGLRMQDPFDVLDMTGAPDSWSAIYKRDTYYWDYDRVIPEPEAILWSYLTDGLPEAQANSGVAVNRDAPVDRSFHLDKYNQFARNNRTEKRPVQIDFGMGGPLGSKLNWFASGRFTESWGRNPNDYSRLMNTFVKMTYRPRTSMKLSMSGLIEDQGFFSKKGQRSTSYGWKYNADGLNQNYNGRFHLNMAYTHTLSPRTFYEIRFSHLREYNERYNPKYGKEPLPALTSAFINSVGYSALEEGAGTQVPYILYGDQAYSSIDFGNYSSVRPFKTDINFAITSQVNSNHQFKGGFGVTMNDYEESTRGPARGNAVSLFNDLNLDPTASTLPLAGRQAHVYPVEYFAYMQDRIEYGSLVVNAGLRLDIFNANANAINPYRPRSGPGPEHDDPEYRTLDPSMKTGLAPRLGISHPITDRAALHYSYGIFNQRPPLQHLYMGLVQTSPFERNHGNPDLPFQKSTNYEMGLQAEIYPGYYVDVTGYFRDANNQPLTWLFAPDVAFIGGSQREVSILLPTFAQDARGLELSVRRQMANRFSVRANYTLAFTSDLTTPQTVRERGGETVLVFSDFVDGTPTPDTYIREFTANDRRHRIVANLLLELPYGISASFLTKAQSGNQYRTSSDQAIDPLGLLAAAHRSPWTWTTDLYAQKNFDLGNVRLGVFTQVNNLFDRANIYTVASASNNAAGDRWQRRGDPVGLVGGPVGGIGTQGNGPRDIWVGLNLAW, encoded by the coding sequence ATGTCTATAACAATTTCACGAGCTTTGCGCTTCGCATTCGCTTTCGCGTTAGTGCTCAGCATCTCGACGGAAGCACAGGCGCAGATTTCGCTGGGTAAGATTTCCGGTGTCGTGGTCGACAGTGCGACGCGGGAACCACTGCCTGCGGCCAGTGTCCGCGTCGAGGGCACGGTTCTGGGTGCTATGGCGAATGACATGGGCGAATACTTCATTCTGAACGTACCGCCCGGTTCCTACACCCTGGTGGTGAACGTCATCGGTTATGTCCCGGTGCGTGCCATAGGAACGCAGGTGGATGCCGATATCACCACGACGCTCAACTTCGAACTGGAGTCCACGATTCTCGAATCCGCCGAGGCGGTCGAGGTCGTGGCGACCCGGGATCTGGTTGAGAAGAGTCTGACCTCCACCCGGACCATCGTGCAGGCCGAAGAAATCCAGGCGCTGCCGGTGGTGAATATCGCCGAAGTGGTTCTGACCACCGCGGGCAGCTTCGCCGGCAACCTTCGCGGCGGCCGTCCCCAGGATCAGCAGACCACCATCGACGGTGCCACGGTGACGGGTCAGCAGAACAACACGGGCCAGGCGTTTACGATCAACCCCTACATGATCCAGGAGCTTCAGGTCAAGACGGGTACGTTCAACGCCGAGTACGTGAACGCATTGGCCGGCATCACCACGGTGGTGACCCGCGAAGGCGGTTCCAGTTACAACGGTAACTTCGAGTACCGTACGCTCGGCCAGAAAGGGCTCAACTGGACCAAGCCGCCCGATCTCGATATCGTTGACGCCTACCGGGCCGGTTCCTGGTCGGAGCAGGATCTGCGCGATATCATCCAGGGCGCGATCGACAAGACGAACGCCTTCAACAGCGATCCCGCCCGCGCGGACGACGGTCTCAGGATGCAGGACCCCTTCGACGTGCTGGACATGACCGGCGCGCCGGACAGCTGGTCCGCCATCTATAAGCGCGACACCTATTACTGGGATTACGACCGGGTCATTCCCGAACCCGAAGCCATCCTCTGGTCCTACCTGACGGACGGCCTGCCGGAAGCCCAGGCAAACAGCGGTGTTGCGGTGAACCGCGACGCTCCGGTGGATCGTTCGTTCCACCTGGACAAGTACAACCAGTTCGCCCGGAACAACCGGACGGAGAAGCGCCCGGTCCAGATCGACTTCGGCATGGGCGGTCCGCTGGGCAGCAAGCTGAACTGGTTCGCTTCAGGCCGTTTCACCGAGAGTTGGGGCCGCAATCCCAATGACTACTCCCGCCTGATGAACACCTTCGTGAAGATGACCTACCGGCCGCGGACCAGCATGAAGCTGTCCATGTCCGGACTCATCGAAGACCAGGGATTCTTCAGCAAGAAGGGTCAGCGGAGCACGTCCTACGGCTGGAAGTACAACGCCGATGGTCTCAACCAGAACTACAACGGCCGTTTCCACTTGAACATGGCGTATACCCATACGCTCAGTCCGCGGACCTTCTACGAGATCCGCTTCAGCCACCTGCGCGAGTACAACGAACGCTACAATCCCAAGTACGGTAAGGAGCCCCTGCCGGCACTTACTTCCGCGTTCATCAACTCCGTGGGTTACTCGGCACTCGAGGAAGGCGCCGGAACGCAGGTCCCCTACATCCTGTACGGCGACCAAGCTTACTCTTCGATCGATTTCGGCAACTACTCGAGCGTCCGGCCTTTCAAGACGGACATCAACTTCGCCATTACCAGCCAGGTGAACTCGAACCACCAGTTCAAGGGCGGTTTCGGCGTGACGATGAACGACTATGAAGAGAGCACGAGAGGCCCCGCCCGGGGTAACGCCGTGTCGCTCTTCAACGACCTGAATCTGGACCCGACCGCCAGCACGCTGCCCCTCGCCGGCCGGCAGGCGCACGTGTATCCGGTCGAGTACTTCGCGTACATGCAGGACCGGATCGAGTACGGAAGTCTCGTGGTGAACGCAGGGCTGCGGCTGGACATCTTCAACGCCAACGCCAACGCGATCAACCCGTACCGTCCGCGTTCAGGTCCGGGTCCGGAGCACGACGATCCGGAATACCGTACGTTGGATCCGTCGATGAAGACGGGTCTGGCGCCGCGCCTGGGTATCTCCCATCCGATCACGGACCGCGCTGCGCTGCACTATTCGTACGGCATCTTCAACCAGCGCCCGCCGTTGCAGCATCTGTACATGGGCCTGGTTCAGACTTCACCGTTCGAGCGTAACCACGGTAATCCGGACCTTCCGTTCCAGAAGTCCACGAACTACGAGATGGGTCTGCAGGCCGAGATCTATCCCGGTTACTACGTGGACGTTACCGGTTATTTCCGTGATGCGAACAACCAGCCGCTTACCTGGCTCTTCGCACCGGACGTAGCCTTCATCGGCGGATCGCAACGCGAAGTTTCCATCCTGCTTCCGACGTTTGCCCAGGACGCACGGGGACTCGAGTTGTCGGTACGGCGCCAGATGGCCAACCGGTTCTCGGTACGGGCCAACTACACCCTGGCCTTTACGTCGGATCTGACCACGCCGCAAACCGTCCGCGAACGCGGCGGTGAGACGGTGCTGGTATTCTCCGACTTCGTGGACGGGACGCCGACTCCGGATACCTACATCCGCGAGTTCACCGCTAACGATCGACGTCATCGTATTGTCGCGAACCTCCTGCTCGAGCTGCCCTACGGTATCAGCGCTTCTTTCCTGACCAAGGCTCAGAGCGGCAACCAGTACCGCACGTCCAGCGACCAGGCGATTGATCCGCTCGGTCTGCTTGCTGCTGCGCATCGTTCGCCCTGGACCTGGACGACCGACCTGTACGCCCAGAAGAATTTCGATCTCGGCAATGTGCGGCTCGGCGTGTTCACCCAGGTCAACAACCTCTTTGACCGGGCGAACATCTATACCGTCGCCAGCGCCTCTAACAACGCGGCCGGCGACCGCTGGCAACGCCGCGGCGATCCCGTGGGTCTCGTAGGCGGTCCGGTGGGTGGCATTGGTACGCAGGGCAATGGACCACGCGACATCTGGGTGGGTCTCAACTTAGCATGGTAA
- a CDS encoding PorV/PorQ family protein encodes MARGGPIQGGFLMKVLFRWGVVTGLLLALSAPVHAQVSKSGTAATKFLTLDASARVAGVGSSATSYTDLGAFSALTNQATMVFVEGRGAVGVSYAPYFAEMTVFSAGLVWNLGDNGAVGVSVHSLLSGDIPYTTSGDPTGQFANQGQNFNVTDLAIGPSYARRLTDSFAVGGSLKYVSEGTSGAGDDDRTSTAVAVDVGTIYTTDFRNFRIGASFQNFGPDMQFIEESSARDQLPTTFRIGFAIEPTELPVGSIMTSAELWKLREFDSVLNLGIEWWVNDYIAGRVGWKAGYSGGQDEGVSAGAGLRFSQGELSLNVDYAYTQYELLDDLHRVSVGVGF; translated from the coding sequence ATGGCGCGGGGCGGTCCGATTCAGGGAGGTTTTCTAATGAAAGTATTGTTTCGCTGGGGCGTGGTCACCGGACTCCTGCTGGCACTGTCAGCACCGGTACATGCTCAGGTTTCCAAAAGTGGAACCGCCGCGACGAAGTTTCTGACGCTGGATGCTAGCGCCCGTGTCGCGGGTGTTGGATCCTCCGCCACGTCCTATACGGATCTGGGCGCGTTCTCGGCACTGACGAACCAGGCTACCATGGTGTTCGTCGAGGGCAGGGGCGCGGTCGGCGTTTCCTATGCACCGTATTTCGCGGAAATGACCGTGTTCAGCGCAGGTCTCGTTTGGAATCTCGGCGACAACGGGGCGGTGGGTGTGAGTGTGCATTCGTTGCTTTCGGGCGACATACCTTATACCACCTCTGGAGATCCGACGGGTCAATTCGCCAACCAGGGCCAGAACTTCAACGTGACGGACCTGGCCATCGGTCCGAGCTATGCGCGTCGTCTGACGGATTCTTTCGCAGTCGGTGGATCGCTTAAGTACGTGTCGGAAGGCACGAGCGGCGCCGGAGACGATGACCGTACCAGCACGGCGGTTGCGGTCGACGTGGGCACCATCTATACGACGGATTTCCGCAATTTCCGTATTGGCGCCTCGTTCCAGAACTTCGGTCCGGACATGCAATTCATCGAAGAGTCGAGCGCTCGCGATCAGTTGCCCACGACGTTCCGTATCGGTTTTGCCATTGAACCGACCGAACTGCCGGTGGGCAGCATAATGACCAGCGCCGAACTCTGGAAGCTCCGCGAGTTCGATTCCGTGCTCAATCTCGGTATCGAGTGGTGGGTGAACGACTACATCGCGGGCCGGGTAGGCTGGAAAGCCGGATACAGCGGCGGCCAGGACGAAGGCGTTTCCGCTGGTGCCGGTCTCCGGTTCAGCCAGGGTGAATTGAGTCTCAACGTTGATTACGCGTATACGCAGTATGAACTTCTGGACGATCTGCATCGCGTGTCCGTCGGCGTGGGCTTCTAA